The Engystomops pustulosus chromosome 4, aEngPut4.maternal, whole genome shotgun sequence genome contains a region encoding:
- the LOC140128753 gene encoding olfactory receptor 11L1-like gives MVFTNNVTSIVLLGFPNLHKFTFPFFSLLVLLYCATISGNLLIMVLYLVSKTLQSPMYFFITQLSLCDLLLTTDIVPVLLHTVLYGGSTITLIGCIIQFSCFVTSECSECLLLSVMSYDRYLAICNPLRYHSIMDHMLCVTLVLGIWLVTFSVVFFYVISITHLHFCGPHVIDHFYCDIEPIMQLSCSDTSTLHQWIFILGSFAIIIPFVVILMSYVFIVIAILKIPSNTGRHKAFSTCSSHITVVFIYFGTMMVVYMFPTRGQSLTISKVLSLIYTVLTPLLNPIIYTLRNKDLKEAFHKLKAHFLSFSCF, from the coding sequence ATGGTCTTCACAAATAATGTCACCTCCATCGTTCTTCTGGGATTTCCTAATCTTCACAAATTCACATTTCCCTTCTTTTCACTTCTGGTTCTTCTATATTGTGCGACAATATCAGGAAACCTTCTTATCATGGTCTTGTATCTAGTGAGTAAAACCCTTcagtcccccatgtacttcttcattacaCAGCTGTCATTGTGTGACCTCCTGCTGACCACAGACATTGTCCCCGTCCTTCTTCACACTGTCCTGTATGGAGGAAGTACTATCACTCTCATCGGATGCATCATCCAGTTCTCCTGCTTTGTCACCTCCGAGTGCTCAGAATGTCTTCTCCTgtcggtgatgtcctatgaccggtatctggccatctgtaaccccctccgttATCACTCCATAATGGATCACATGTTATGTGTGACATTGGTGCTTGGGATTTGGTTGGTTACATttagtgtggtttttttttatgtcatttcCATAACTCATCTTCATTTCTGTGGACCACATGTTATTGACCATTTCTACTGTGACATTGAGCCCATAAtgcagctctcctgctctgatACATCTACACTTCATCAATGGATCTTTATACTGGGATCGTTTGCCATAATAATACCCTTTGTAGTAATCTTGATGTCCTATGTGTTTATTGTCATCGCCATCCTGAAGATCCCATCCAACACCGGAAGacataaagccttctccacctgtagctctcACATCACTGTGGTCTTCATATATTTTGGGACGATGATGGTAGTATATATGTTTCCAACAAGAGGACAATCCCTGACCATCAGTAAAGTCCTTTCTCTTATTTATACTGTGCTGACCCCACTGCTtaaccccatcatatacaccctgAGGAACAAAGACTTGAAAGAAGCTTTTCATAAACTTAAAGCACATTTTCTATCATTTAGCTGTTTCTGA